The window AACCGTAAATATATACGGTAGTATCATTATTGATAATTTTATTTGTACTCAACATTTTTTTGTATCTATAATATACAATACGATATAGTACTTGTCAATATAAATTATACAGAAAAATCAATAAATATTATAATTTGTATGTACAACTTGTTATCATACAAGTATAACTTATATGTACTATTCAGTTCGCGGGCAGCCCTAAGAAGAACGATACAAAAAAGGAGCGAAGCATTTCAGCTCCGCTCACAATCATTTGCTTTGGTAAGATTTTCAGCAATTCTGCGCAGGTCTTCTTCCGAACGTACTTCAGGGCCGGCCTGTTTAATGTTTTCCTGCACAAACTTTGGCAGTGACAAAAAATATTGATTGGTATTCAAATTATCGACAAAATGATTTTTAGACATAATTCACCTCCGCGTGTTATTTTTACGGCGCTCACAGTTCGCTGACAAATTCCTTAATGCTTTCCAGCTCGCCGGTCAGCGGAACGCCGATTACCTTCGACAATGCCTGATTCAGTTCCTCATATTGGTCGCCGGTTGTAATAATGCGCGCAGTCTCGTGTTCTTTCAGCAATGCAATGCGGCGGTCAAGTTCATGAATCACCGCCTGCTTGATGTCTTTGCCCATGAAAGCACTTCCTTTCGCGGTTAGTATTTGTCTGCGGTGTAAAGAGTATGCGTGATGTCCTATTTTCAGAAGGTACTGATAGCTTTTGATTTTTGGGTAATAATTAGACTATTAGGTAAAGTTGTGTTATAATTTAAAAAACAAAAATATAGAACATGGTCATGAAAAGCCTTAGCACCAGGTTATATAGAATAAAAATTAGGAGTAAACATGAATTTTAAAGACCTTAACCTCAACCCAAAGATATTGGATGCCCTCGAAAAAGAAAACTATGCCGTACCAACACCCATTCAGGAGCAGGCAATTCCGCTTGTGCTCGCCGGCAGAGATTTGCTCGGCTGCGCGCAGACCGGCACCGGAAAAACAGCGGCGTTTGCCGTGCCGATCTTACAGCTTTTAGGCAACCACATCGCGGAAAAAATTGAGCCGCGTAAAATCCGCTCCTTAATCCTCACGCCGACAAGAGAACTTGCCGTTCAAATTTATGAAAGTTTTCATTCTTACGGCCGTTACACCAGACTGCACGCCTGCGTGGTGTTCGGCGGTGTTTCCCAGAAGATGCAGGTGGAAAAACTGCGCCGCGGCGTGGACATATTGGTCGCCACCCCCGGCAGACTGAACGATTTGATGAATCAGGGATACATTCAGCTGCAAAATGTGGAAATACTTGTGCTGGATGAAGCGGACCGCATGCTTGATATGGGATTTATTGCGGACGTAAAGAAAATCATTTCAAAGATTCCTCAGAAAAGGCAGACACTTCTTTTCTCCGCAACCATGCCAAAAGAAATCGAGGAAATGGTTAATTCCATTCTGGTTGATCCTGCCAAGGTGAGCATTACACCGCCGGCAACGACTGTGGACATGATCGATCAGTCTCTGTATTTTGTGGATAAGGATAATAAACGCAAGCTGCTGATTCATCTTTTACTGGATCAGTCGATCCGATCCGCTCTGGTGTTTACCAGAACGAAGCATGGTGCCGATCGTGTGGTTAAGGATCTGACCACGGCAAAAATCAACGCGCAGGCCATCCATGGGAACAAGTCGCAGAATGCCCGCCAGACAGCGCTGAACAGTTTTAAAAATGGAAATATCCGCGTGCTTGTGGCGACGGATATCGCGGCGAGGGGCATTGATATTGAGGATCTTTCCTGTGTGTTCAACTATGATCTTCCCGAGGTTCCCGAAACCTACGTTCACCGTATTGGACGAACCGGCAGAGCCGGCCTAAGCGGAAAGGCTGTTTCATTTTGCTGTATCGATGAGAAATCGGATTTAAGAAATATTCAGAAACTGATCGGAAAAACCATTCCAGTGGTGGAGGACAACCCGTATCCCCTGCTGATTACAACCCCAACCCCAAAATCGGAATTGCGCCACCGCCGCCCTATGGCGCCGAGCATCGATCCAAGAAGGAAAGCGCCGATCAAAAAAGAAACAACCGGCAGAAGCAGTTTCTCCGACAGTGCAAAAGGCGGCCCGCCGGCTAAAAAATATACGGATAAGCCTAAGTGGAAAAATACGTATTCCCGGAAGGGTTAAATAAAAATCCGTCCCGAATGTGCATTCGGGACGGATTTTTTAACAGACGAAATAATTACAGCTTGAATTCATCCGCGCTGTGTGGCTTCAGTGCAGGCAGATTGATCGGTGTGCGTTTCAGCGGATCATATACAAATCGGCTGCAGCTGCCGTCCGGTTCGAGATACCTGCCAAGTTTGCAGACGCTTGCTCCGTCGAAATCGGAGCAGTTTTCGCAGTGCTTACAGTCGGTCTCTATCTGATTACCAAAAAGCTTCACTTTCTTTTTTCCAAACATTTTTATTCTCCTGCTGCTTACATGATTGAAATTTGCAAAACAAAAAGGTTTTTCTTTACTGTGCTCTTTAAATTCTGCCCGTGTTTTTCAGATGATTGCATTTTTCTTTAGTAATATGACAATATTATTATAACATTATTGATCATTAATTTCCAGTTTTTCACGCGGAAGACTGAAAATCAATGCTACACAGAGCGCGATCAGCGCGGCGGCGGTGGGGACGGAGCTCGAAAAGGCTCCCGCCAGAGGCTGGGACGTTGTATTGAATACTTCCACATCAGCGGGAAATACGCGCATCAAAGCCCATGTAATGGCGGCGGCGGCTAATCCGTGAAATAGGCGGAACAGCATAAACCGGGGAAGATGAACCCTGATGCTTGAGACGGAAGAAAGAATCTGGAAGTGCACGCAGACGCCCCCCCAGCCAATGGCGAGCGAGACTGCCCACAGCGGCACTCCAAGCTTTGCAAGGTCGGAGCAGCCGCCTGTCACCTCCAGCAGAGCGGAAAGCGCCGCCGCCGCGCGCGGCTCCTTTACCCATAGCCGAAGCAAGTTCAAAATGGCGGCGAACAGGATTACAAAACAGCACATGTTGATCATGGAACGCGCCGCGTCGGCAGCAGACAAAATCAGCGCGTCCGCCCCTGTGTTTTTGGCGCGTTTCCGTTTGTTCTTTGATGAAACAATTTCGTTTTTTACGCCGATACCGCATACGACGCATAAAATCAAAGAAGCGGCAAGCTGGGAAACAAGCAGGATGATTCCGGAACGTTCGTTTCTCAGAAACCCCATTCCGACAGCGGTAATGACAAACGCGGGGCCGGAATTGACGCAGAAGCAAAGCATACGGGCAGCCTGATTCTCGCTGATGGCGCCGTCTTCGTACAATGACGCAATGCCGCGCGCTCCGGTAGGATATCCGCCGATCGCGCTCATCAGGATGGTCGCGGCCGTACTGCCCGGCAGTTTTAACACAGCGCGGCAGGGCGCTTCAAACAGTCTGCCGATTTTTTCCGACAGACCGCTTTTGACCACAAACACGGACAATACCATAAACGGATACAGCGAGGGCACAAGGATTTGCAGGCAGTATCCGATTCCGTTTTTGGCGCCTGCCGCGGCCTGTGCGGGGAAAATCAGGAGCGTGCAGGCGATCAGGAATGTTGCGGTCAGCAGCAGACCCTGTTTCATTCTCATATAAACCACCGTTTCTCTGTGCAGTTTCAGGGATTGGGCGGATTCATTCAGCCTGTCACCCTATTTATATATATGTCGCCGCGCGGATATTTACGCCAGTCACCGCATAGGCTTTATATGATAAATATGATTTAGGGCGGGGATTAGATTGGCTAAAAAAATGAGTATCCGAAAGCTGACGGCACCGATGCAAATGCCATCGCACATGGAAATAAACGGGAATCAGGAAGTGATTGTCGACGGATGCGGCGGTGTGCTGGAGTATGACACCGACGTGGTCAGAATTAAAACAGGAAAGTTGATTGTGCGCTTTACGGGGCGCGGCCTGGTCATTAAATGCCTGACCGCGGATTCACTGGTGGTAACAGGGTACCTGACCGGAATCGAGTTTTGTGTGTGAGGTGGCGGGATGATTTCTTTACATTTGACGCGCTGGCTCCTGGGATATGTTCGGTTTTCCGTTGTCGGCGGCAGCCGCGAACATTTTTTAAACTACTGTGCCCGCTCCGGCATCAATCTTTGGAATATCGAAGGCGGAAAGA of the uncultured Caproiciproducens sp. genome contains:
- a CDS encoding DEAD/DEAH box helicase; its protein translation is MNFKDLNLNPKILDALEKENYAVPTPIQEQAIPLVLAGRDLLGCAQTGTGKTAAFAVPILQLLGNHIAEKIEPRKIRSLILTPTRELAVQIYESFHSYGRYTRLHACVVFGGVSQKMQVEKLRRGVDILVATPGRLNDLMNQGYIQLQNVEILVLDEADRMLDMGFIADVKKIISKIPQKRQTLLFSATMPKEIEEMVNSILVDPAKVSITPPATTVDMIDQSLYFVDKDNKRKLLIHLLLDQSIRSALVFTRTKHGADRVVKDLTTAKINAQAIHGNKSQNARQTALNSFKNGNIRVLVATDIAARGIDIEDLSCVFNYDLPEVPETYVHRIGRTGRAGLSGKAVSFCCIDEKSDLRNIQKLIGKTIPVVEDNPYPLLITTPTPKSELRHRRPMAPSIDPRRKAPIKKETTGRSSFSDSAKGGPPAKKYTDKPKWKNTYSRKG
- a CDS encoding sporulation protein is translated as MRMKQGLLLTATFLIACTLLIFPAQAAAGAKNGIGYCLQILVPSLYPFMVLSVFVVKSGLSEKIGRLFEAPCRAVLKLPGSTAATILMSAIGGYPTGARGIASLYEDGAISENQAARMLCFCVNSGPAFVITAVGMGFLRNERSGIILLVSQLAASLILCVVCGIGVKNEIVSSKNKRKRAKNTGADALILSAADAARSMINMCCFVILFAAILNLLRLWVKEPRAAAALSALLEVTGGCSDLAKLGVPLWAVSLAIGWGGVCVHFQILSSVSSIRVHLPRFMLFRLFHGLAAAAITWALMRVFPADVEVFNTTSQPLAGAFSSSVPTAAALIALCVALIFSLPREKLEINDQ
- a CDS encoding YabP/YqfC family sporulation protein codes for the protein MAKKMSIRKLTAPMQMPSHMEINGNQEVIVDGCGGVLEYDTDVVRIKTGKLIVRFTGRGLVIKCLTADSLVVTGYLTGIEFCV